Sequence from the Periplaneta americana isolate PAMFEO1 chromosome 5, P.americana_PAMFEO1_priV1, whole genome shotgun sequence genome:
AGCAGGATCTCCAGATGCTGCTAACATTCCTTGCCAAAACTCGTTTCCAGGCAGAGCATTCCCATCCCACGCATAGCTAACTATCAAAAGTTTCTTGGCATCTTCTCCTTCAAGACGTGCATGAGGCGCTCCCTTTGAGAAATGAATACAGATTCCATTTGAATCTTCTTGTTTACATATCCTTCCTCCATTTGACACGTCTCCACACTTGTCATATTTGAACCAAAGAAAATGTACATCTGATACATGTTTCAGAACTGGAGACAATCTTTTCAAACATTCAGCAAAGGCATCTAAAAACAATCTTTCTTGATGGAAAGTGACTCTCCAAACTCCCAATCCGAAGCCAACAACATTTATGTAGGCATTAGTACCACACATTACTGCCCTGTGTTCTGCTTCAAGCAGCAAGGTCTCAGCAGTTGCTGCTACTCTTTTCTTGTAAATTGTTGAGTCGAACAATAAGCCGTTATTAAGTTTTGTGTAACGGTCACTGGATTCCAGTGATACGTCATACAAAGGAAGATGGGGGGAAACACCATAGAAATCCGCCCATACTTTTCTCCAGTGATGAAGTTTTGTGTCTTCAAATGGTCCGTATCCATTAACTTGTGTATTCTGTTTGTCTGAGACAACTAACTCTTGCCATTCCATCAAACCAGGACTCTCCAGTCGTGCTCCAATCAGTCCAATGATTATGCcctgattttgaaatttattaagatttaatgtAGGGACACCACAATTATCTCTATTACCATCATTAATGAAGAAACTATGTGAAGATACTGACAGAAATGCAGACAACTTGATTTCATCATAGCTTAGACAGTTCTCCAACGTCAACGGTGGTTTCTCGTTACTTGTTCCAATGCATTCCCAATGTCCAGAGCCACCCTCCTGGCTCAACAGCAAGTATGTGTCACTTCTTCCGTAGAAAGCAACTGCACGTTTCTCTAATAGTCGTTGCACTAAATCTGTCACTTTTATATCAGCATACAACAATTTCTCTACTGATGTACCAAATGCATTCTTGTGCTCAAGAAAGTTAATGTAAAGATGCAGAGCAGTTTCGTGTAGCACAGGATAGGTAGAGTTAATGTGGTGCTCCAGTTCTTCACTCGTAACGTCCCTCCTGGTCCTCAAGAGTGTGTCACAGAGCATGGAAACCACTGGAAATGTGACAGGAAACCTGATGCTATTCTTCCTGAGATCTTGAAGCACAGTCTTATGATTGTCCTCAACATCCTTGCATTTTGATAGATGCTTGTAAGCCACAGGTTTAAAGACTATGTTGAGTGCACAAGATGATTCTTCGGCAACTTGAGGTCCTCCACATTGGggctacaataaaaataataaacagtgTAATTTAAATGGCACATTTTTCATTGTAAGTTTTCTTCTAGTATGAGGAGTCATCAATAAGGAgcagattcctatgtaattaaatattctttttgcgtgtgataaaacacaattaacaaagttaaaaattccgaacgtgaggtttcaagtttaaaacccgaattttatttcacataaaaacacatattttcacaaaaaaaaattatgtaaatacatattttcaggaatctattataaacacataaatcttagagattttttacttaaataatttt
This genomic interval carries:
- the LOC138700402 gene encoding uncharacterized protein isoform X3, giving the protein MSCIKICLTTPQCGGPQVAEESSCALNIVFKPVAYKHLSKCKDVEDNHKTVLQDLRKNSIRFPVTFPVVSMLCDTLLRTRRDVTSEELEHHINSTYPVLHETALHLYINFLEHKNAFGTSVEKLLYADIKVTDLVQRLLEKRAVAFYGRSDTYLLLSQEGGSGHWECIGTSNEKPPLTLENCLSYDEIKLSAFLSVSSHSFFINDGNRDNCGVPTLNLNKFQNQGIIIGLIGARLESPGLMEWQELVVSDKQNTQVNGYGPFEDTKLHHWRKVWADFYGVSPHLPLYDVSLESSDRYTKLNNGLLFDSTIYKKRVAATAETLLLEAEHRAVMCGTNAYINVVGFGLGVWRVTFHQERLFLDAFAECLKRLSPVLKHVSDVHFLWFKYDKCGDVSNGGRICKQEDSNGICIHFSKGAPHARLEGEDAKKLLIVSYAWDGNALPGNEFWQGMLAASGDPAAACSTQITELHNPHINRGRVCGSNLHVVSQQWGILHISEYCRRKIQEAK